One region of Thalassophryne amazonica chromosome 16, fThaAma1.1, whole genome shotgun sequence genomic DNA includes:
- the rpsa gene encoding 40S ribosomal protein SA isoform X1 produces MSGGLDVLQMKEEDVLKFLAAGTHLGGINLDFQMEQYVYKRKSDGVYIINLKKTWEKLLLAARAIVAIENPADVCVISSRNTGQRAVLKFASATGATTFHGRFTPGTFTNQIQAAFREPRLLIVTDPRADHQPLTEASYVNIPTIALCNTDSPLRYVDIAIPCNNKGHHSVGLMWWMLAREVLRMRGTISREHPWEVMPDLYFYRDPEEIEKEEQAAAEKAVGKEEFQGEWSAPAAEFAQPEVADWSEGVAVPSVPIQQFPAAAAPVKPEVYTEDWSTQPATEDWSTAPTAQASDWGGTAADWS; encoded by the exons ATGTCCGGAGGTCTAGATGTCCTTCAAATGAAGGAAGAGGATGTGCTGAAGTTCCTGGCTGCAGGAACCCATTTGGGAGGTATCAACTTGGACTTCCAGATGGAACAGTACGTCTATAAGAGAAAAAGTGATG GTGTGTATATCATCAACTTGAAGAAGACTTGGGAAAAGCTTCTCCTGGCAGCTAGAGCCATCGTTGCCATTGAGAACCCAGCAGATGTGTGTGTCATCTCCTCCAGGAACACTGGTCAG AGAGCTGTGCTGAAATTTGCTTCTGCCACTGGAGCCACAACCTTTCATGGTCGCTTCACTCCTGGTACATTCACTAATCAGATCCAGGCTGCTTTCAGGGAGCCCCGCCTACTGATCGTGACTGACCCCCGTGCTGACCACCAGCCACTGACTGAGGCTTCCTATGTCAACATCCCCACCATTGCGCTGTGCAACACAGATTCTCCACTTAGATATGTGGACATTGCCATACCCTGTAACAATAAG GGTCACCACTCTGTGGGTCTGATGTGGTGGATGTTAGCCAGGGAGGTGCTTAGGATGAGGGGCACCATTTCCAGAGAGCACCCGTGGGAGGTCATGCCTGATCTCTACTTCTATAGGGACCCTGAAGAG ATCGAGAAGGAGGAACAGGCCGCAGCTGAGAAGGCTGTTGGGAAGGAGGAGTTCCAGGGTGAATGGAGCGCCCCGGCAGCTGAGTTTGCTCAGCCTGAGGTAGCCGATTGGTCAGAAGGAGTGGCTGTGCCATCTGTGCCCATCCAGCAGTTCCCAGCAG CTGCTGCACCTGTCAAGCCAGAGGTTTACACAG AGGACTGGAGCACCCAACCAGCCACTGAGGACTGGTCCACTGCTCCCACTGCTCAGGCATCTGACTGGGGTGGAACCGCTGCTGACTGGTCTTAA
- the rpsa gene encoding 40S ribosomal protein SA isoform X2, translating into MSGGLDVLQMKEEDVLKFLAAGTHLGGINLDFQMEQYVYKRKSDGVYIINLKKTWEKLLLAARAIVAIENPADVCVISSRNTGQRAVLKFASATGATTFHGRFTPGTFTNQIQAAFREPRLLIVTDPRADHQPLTEASYVNIPTIALCNTDSPLRYVDIAIPCNNKGHHSVGLMWWMLAREVLRMRGTISREHPWEVMPDLYFYRDPEEIEKEEQAAAEKAVGKEEFQGEWSAPAAEFAQPEVADWSEGVAVPSVPIQQFPAAAAPVKPEVYTGGRGLEHPTSH; encoded by the exons ATGTCCGGAGGTCTAGATGTCCTTCAAATGAAGGAAGAGGATGTGCTGAAGTTCCTGGCTGCAGGAACCCATTTGGGAGGTATCAACTTGGACTTCCAGATGGAACAGTACGTCTATAAGAGAAAAAGTGATG GTGTGTATATCATCAACTTGAAGAAGACTTGGGAAAAGCTTCTCCTGGCAGCTAGAGCCATCGTTGCCATTGAGAACCCAGCAGATGTGTGTGTCATCTCCTCCAGGAACACTGGTCAG AGAGCTGTGCTGAAATTTGCTTCTGCCACTGGAGCCACAACCTTTCATGGTCGCTTCACTCCTGGTACATTCACTAATCAGATCCAGGCTGCTTTCAGGGAGCCCCGCCTACTGATCGTGACTGACCCCCGTGCTGACCACCAGCCACTGACTGAGGCTTCCTATGTCAACATCCCCACCATTGCGCTGTGCAACACAGATTCTCCACTTAGATATGTGGACATTGCCATACCCTGTAACAATAAG GGTCACCACTCTGTGGGTCTGATGTGGTGGATGTTAGCCAGGGAGGTGCTTAGGATGAGGGGCACCATTTCCAGAGAGCACCCGTGGGAGGTCATGCCTGATCTCTACTTCTATAGGGACCCTGAAGAG ATCGAGAAGGAGGAACAGGCCGCAGCTGAGAAGGCTGTTGGGAAGGAGGAGTTCCAGGGTGAATGGAGCGCCCCGGCAGCTGAGTTTGCTCAGCCTGAGGTAGCCGATTGGTCAGAAGGAGTGGCTGTGCCATCTGTGCCCATCCAGCAGTTCCCAGCAG CTGCTGCACCTGTCAAGCCAGAGGTTTACACAGGTG GCAGAGGACTGGAGCACCCAACCAGCCACTGA
- the LOC117527638 gene encoding mitochondrial glycine transporter A-like produces the protein MELSLAHPAVKAFMCGSLSGTCSTLLFQPLDLVKTRLQTLQGSMHPGSTRVGMVTVILSVVRTDRLLGLWKGVSPSFVRTIPGVGLYFSTFYTLKQHFFHERSPGAVEAVLLGGGARTVAGVFMLPVTVIKTRFECGRYSYGSVVGALRCVLQAEGPKALYSGLMATLLRDVPFSGIYVMFYSQSKATLPHELSVSAYAPLANFSCGVLAGVLASLITQPADVVKTHVQVNPQLRSAQAVGHIFKEYGLQGFFRGAVPRLLRRTMMAAMAWTVYEQTMTRLGLKS, from the exons ATGGAACTGTCACTG GCTCACCCAGCTGTCAAAGCTTTTATGTGCGGCTCCCTCAGTGGAACCTGCTCCACGCTGCTCTTCCAACCTCTGGACCTTGTTAAGACCCGTCTGCAGACGCTGCAGGGCAGCATGCACCCTGG TTCCACCAGGGTGGGGATGGTCACTGTGATCCTGAGTGTGGTGCGGACAGACAGGCTGCTGGGACTGTGGAAAGGTGTTTCGCCG TCGTTTGTTCGCACCATCCCGGGTGTGGGGCTCTACTTCAGCACCTTCTACACTCTGAAGCAGCACTTCTTCCATGAGAGGAGCCCAGGAGCCGTGGAGGCTGTGCTGTTAGGAGGCGGGGCCAGAACCGTGGCAGGGGTCTTCATGCTGCCCGTCACCGTGATCAAGACTCGTTTTGAA TGCGGTAGGTACAGCTACGGGAGTGTGGTCGGAGCTCTGCGCTGTGTCCTTCAGGCTGAGGGTCCCAAAGCTCTGTACTCTGGCCTCATGGCAACCCTCCTCAGAGACGTCCCCTTCTCTGGTATCTACGTTATGTTCTACAGCCAGAGCAAGGCGACATTGCCACATG AGCTCAGTGTGTCTGCTTACGCTCCTCTGGCCAACTTCAGCTGCGGGGTCTTGGCTGGCGTACTCGCCTCTCTCATCACCCAACCTGCTGATGTTGTCAAAACACACGTTCAAGTGAATCCACAGCTGAGGAGCGCACAGGCCGTAGGACACATCTTCAAG GAATACGGCCTGCAGGGCTTCTTCAGAGGGGCGGTACCACGGTTACTGAGGAGAACCATGATGGCCGCCATGGCGTGGACAGTGTACGAGCAGACGATGACTCGACTCGGGCTCAAGTCCTGA